Proteins from a genomic interval of Leifsonia shinshuensis:
- a CDS encoding ABC transporter permease has product MTTLAPAGPAAPASAAVAVPSRSRRVPPPAMVWVGLGIVAVFVVVAGLAPAVAPYDPLAQNVTDALAAPSWQHLLGTDELGRDVLSRLIWAARIDLLIGFLGAALPAVVGTVLGALAGYFGGWVDTLVMRVSDLVQAFPSYILVIALVFVLGAGPVSILVSMTLVSWVAYVRLMRTEMLRVRESDYIAAAKVSGFSRQRVLWRHAFPNSIGQSLVYLPSDIVAATLGLAALSFLGLGIQPPTPEWGAMIAEGQPYIREQWWLATVPGLVIVVFGLGLSMIGEGVEAWGRE; this is encoded by the coding sequence ATGACGACCCTGGCACCCGCCGGCCCCGCCGCACCCGCATCGGCCGCGGTGGCCGTGCCGTCCCGCAGCAGGCGCGTCCCGCCGCCGGCGATGGTCTGGGTGGGCCTCGGCATCGTCGCCGTGTTCGTGGTCGTGGCTGGGCTCGCCCCGGCCGTCGCGCCGTACGATCCGCTCGCCCAGAACGTCACCGACGCGCTGGCGGCTCCATCGTGGCAGCACCTGCTCGGCACCGACGAGCTGGGCAGGGACGTGCTGTCCCGCCTGATCTGGGCGGCGCGGATCGACCTGCTGATCGGCTTCCTCGGAGCCGCTCTCCCGGCCGTGGTCGGCACCGTGCTCGGCGCGCTGGCCGGCTACTTTGGCGGCTGGGTCGACACCCTCGTCATGCGGGTCTCCGACCTCGTGCAGGCGTTCCCGAGCTACATCCTGGTCATCGCGCTGGTCTTCGTGCTCGGCGCAGGACCGGTGTCGATCCTGGTGTCGATGACACTGGTCTCGTGGGTCGCGTACGTGCGGCTGATGCGCACGGAGATGCTCCGCGTCCGCGAGTCCGACTACATCGCCGCCGCGAAGGTCTCCGGCTTCTCGCGCCAGCGGGTGCTCTGGCGGCACGCGTTCCCGAACTCGATCGGGCAGAGCCTGGTCTACCTGCCCTCCGACATCGTCGCGGCGACTCTGGGGCTCGCCGCCCTTTCGTTCCTCGGTCTCGGCATCCAGCCGCCCACGCCGGAGTGGGGAGCGATGATCGCCGAAGGCCAGCCCTACATCCGCGAGCAGTGGTGGCTCGCGACCGTCCCAGGCCTCGTGATCGTCGTGTTCGGACTGGGCCTCAGCATGATCGGCGAAGGAGTGGAAGCATGGGGACGCGAATGA
- a CDS encoding ABC transporter ATP-binding protein, with protein sequence MGTRMSEPVLVVQDLAVDLTIRGEAFSPVDRVSFSVARGETLGIVGESGSGKSLTLRAVLGVLPANGTARGRVELIGRPGAKRGSARRIAMVFQEPMLALNPTMRVGEFIAEAVRTHTGVSLRAARARAVELMSDVGIPRAAEHARAWPHELSGGLRQRVMIAAALGTDPDVLLCDEPTTALDVTIQAQILRLLTRVSAERGMAMVFVSHDLAVIGEISQRIAVMYAGRIVETGATAEVLRHPQHPYTAGLLSCTPSAVEAGEPLETIPGSPPDPRAFPVGCRFAPRCRFAAPECAHAPYELAAAPGGATACIRAEVVEEISA encoded by the coding sequence ATGGGGACGCGAATGAGCGAGCCGGTGCTCGTCGTGCAGGACCTGGCAGTCGACCTGACCATCCGTGGCGAGGCCTTCTCGCCGGTGGACCGCGTCAGCTTCAGCGTCGCGCGCGGCGAGACGCTCGGGATCGTGGGGGAGTCGGGTTCGGGCAAGAGCCTCACGCTGCGGGCGGTGCTCGGCGTGCTGCCGGCGAACGGCACGGCGCGCGGCCGGGTGGAGCTCATCGGCCGGCCGGGAGCGAAGCGCGGTTCGGCCCGGCGCATCGCGATGGTGTTCCAGGAGCCGATGCTCGCGCTCAACCCGACCATGCGCGTGGGGGAGTTCATCGCGGAGGCCGTGCGCACCCACACCGGCGTCTCGCTGCGCGCCGCGCGCGCCCGCGCCGTCGAACTCATGTCCGATGTCGGCATCCCCCGGGCCGCCGAACACGCACGGGCGTGGCCGCACGAGCTCTCGGGCGGGCTGCGCCAGCGTGTGATGATCGCCGCCGCCCTCGGGACCGACCCTGACGTGCTGCTCTGCGACGAGCCGACGACCGCGCTCGACGTGACGATCCAGGCGCAGATCCTGAGGCTCCTCACGCGCGTGAGCGCGGAGCGCGGGATGGCGATGGTCTTCGTCTCGCACGATCTCGCCGTCATCGGCGAGATCAGCCAGCGCATCGCGGTGATGTACGCCGGGAGGATCGTCGAGACCGGAGCGACGGCGGAGGTGCTCCGGCATCCCCAGCATCCGTACACGGCCGGCCTGCTCTCGTGCACGCCGTCCGCCGTCGAGGCGGGCGAGCCGCTGGAGACGATCCCGGGCAGTCCGCCCGACCCCCGGGCCTTTCCCGTGGGATGCCGGTTCGCGCCGCGCTGCCGGTTCGCTGCGCCGGAGTGCGCGCACGCGCCCTACGAGCTCGCGGCGGCTCCGGGCGGCGCGACGGCGTGCATCCGGGCCGAGGTCGTCGAGGAGATCAGCGCATGA
- a CDS encoding ABC transporter permease subunit has product MSGRYAFVLRRVAYAIPLTLCVVLLVFLLLKITPGDPARLVVGLRASPEQLAIARQQLGLDKPAIVQFFDYVANVFTGDFGFSFKSQQPVTAVIAERLPVSLWLLGFAALFSVILSVPVAIASARKPGGVFDHSARGAGLLLFAMPSFWTGIILVLLVALPTGWFPVGGFGYTTVDHLRSIVLPAITLAVTMAPLQIRSLRASLIAVRESEYITAARTLGVSSARVTRRFVLRNASPPTVSVLALNIGYMLFGAVVVETTFALPGLGQGIVLASRQRDIPLIQGYTIVFAIAVILVYLIADVVTAILDPRLKVDS; this is encoded by the coding sequence GTGTCCGGCCGGTACGCGTTCGTCCTGCGCCGGGTCGCCTACGCCATCCCGCTGACCCTGTGCGTGGTCCTGCTGGTGTTCCTGCTGCTCAAGATCACCCCGGGAGACCCGGCCCGGCTCGTCGTCGGACTGCGGGCATCGCCCGAGCAGCTCGCGATCGCGCGGCAGCAGCTGGGGCTCGACAAGCCGGCGATCGTGCAGTTCTTCGACTACGTCGCGAACGTCTTCACCGGTGACTTCGGCTTCTCCTTCAAGTCGCAGCAGCCGGTGACGGCGGTGATCGCGGAGCGGCTGCCGGTCTCGCTCTGGCTCCTCGGCTTCGCCGCCCTGTTCTCCGTGATCCTCTCGGTTCCCGTGGCGATCGCCTCCGCCCGCAAGCCGGGTGGCGTCTTCGACCACAGCGCTCGCGGCGCGGGCCTCCTGCTGTTCGCGATGCCGTCCTTCTGGACGGGGATCATCCTGGTGCTGCTCGTCGCGCTGCCGACCGGCTGGTTCCCGGTCGGCGGCTTCGGGTACACCACCGTCGACCACCTCCGCTCGATCGTCCTCCCGGCGATCACCCTCGCCGTGACGATGGCGCCGCTGCAGATCCGCAGCCTGCGGGCGAGTCTGATCGCCGTGCGGGAGTCGGAGTACATCACGGCCGCTCGCACCCTGGGGGTCAGCTCGGCCCGGGTGACCAGGCGCTTCGTGCTGAGGAACGCGTCCCCGCCCACCGTCTCGGTCCTCGCCCTGAACATCGGCTACATGCTCTTCGGCGCCGTCGTCGTCGAGACCACCTTCGCCCTGCCCGGCCTCGGTCAGGGGATCGTGCTGGCGTCGAGGCAGCGCGACATCCCTCTGATCCAGGGCTACACGATCGTCTTCGCGATCGCGGTCATCCTCGTGTACCTGATCGCCGACGTGGTCACGGCGATCCTCGATCCCCGATTGAAGGTGGACTCATGA